Proteins from a genomic interval of Anomalospiza imberbis isolate Cuckoo-Finch-1a 21T00152 chromosome 18, ASM3175350v1, whole genome shotgun sequence:
- the GATC gene encoding glutamyl-tRNA(Gln) amidotransferase subunit C, mitochondrial, giving the protein MRALLVGRWLRAGRGPPRPESRHGGPRPHGALRVTPRTPLRHKVSVEVLDRLEHLALVDFRDSASVERLHKAIQFADQLHQVNTDGVEPMDSVLEDRCLYLRQDDVTEGNCTKELLENAREKVEEYFVAPPGNIPLPKLEEGETFLQGS; this is encoded by the exons ATGCGCGCGCTGCTCGTCGGGCGGTGGCTCCGCGCCGGGCGGGGTCCCCCGCGCCCCGAGAGCCGGCACGGCGGGCCCCGGCCGCACGGAGCGCTCCGGGTAACGCCGCGGACACCGCTCCGG CACAAGGTGTCGGTGGAAGTGCTGGACCGCTTGGAGCACCTGGCCCTGGTGGATTTCCGGGATTCGGCGAGCGTGGAGCGGCTGCACAAAGCGATCCAGTTTGCTGATCAGCTTCATCAAGTAAACACCGACGGCGTGGAACCGATGGATTCAGTGCTGGAGGACAG GTGTCTGTATCTCAGACAAGATGATGTGACAGAAGGCAACTGCACCAAAGAACTGCTGGAAAATGCCAGAGAGAAAGTAGAGGAGTATTTTGTAGCTCCACCAG GTAACATCCCTTTACCAAAGCTGGAAGAAGGAGAGACTTTTCTGCAGGGCTCTTAG
- the TRIAP1 gene encoding TP53-regulated inhibitor of apoptosis 1, whose product MNSVGEACTELKREYDQCFNRWFAEKFLKGDSAGDPCGQLFKRYQLCVQKAIKEKDIPIEGLEFMGPSKGKTENSS is encoded by the exons atGAACAGCGTGGGTGAGGCGTGCACCGAGCTGAAGCGCGAGTACGACCAGTGCTTCAACCGCTGGTTCGCCGAGAAGTTCCTCAAGGGCGACAGCGCCGGCGACCCCTGCGGGCAGCTCTTCAAGCGCTACCAGCTCTGCGTGCAG aaaGCAATCAAGGAAAAGGACATACCCATTGAGGGCCTGGAGTTCATGGGCCCAAgtaaaggaaaaactgaaaactcCTCTTGA